The Ranitomeya imitator isolate aRanImi1 chromosome 3, aRanImi1.pri, whole genome shotgun sequence genome has a window encoding:
- the POU1F1 gene encoding pituitary-specific positive transcription factor 1 isoform X1 gives MSFQAFVTADTFVPINSDSSATFPLRMHHGTAEYLPVTNHTTNVVSTVPSVLSLVQIPKLCHIYFSVENTPAGLHYPNPSCHYGNQQSTYGVMTVHTGSLPPCLMSASSCTLGHGFAPMHQTLLEDVTTTDFKQEFRRKSKAIEEPIDIDSPEIRELEKFANEFKVRRIKLGYTQTNVGEALAAVHGSEFSQTTICRFENLQLSFRNACKLKSILSKWLDEAEQVGALYNEKIGGNERKRKRRTTISIAAKEALESHFGEQSKPSSQEIMRMAESLNLEKEVVRVWFCNRRQREKRVKTSLHQNTFTTFSKDHHDCR, from the exons ATGAGTTTCCAAGCTTTTGTGACAGCTGATACATTTGTTCCTATAAATTCTGATTCTTCAGCCACTTTCCCCCTTAGGATGCATCACGGCACCGCAGAGTATCTGCCTGTCACCAATCATACAACTAACGTGGTCTCCACAG TCCCGTCTGTTTTGTCTTTGGTCCAAATTCCTAAATTATGTCACATATACTTCTCTGTGGAAAATACACCAGCCGGACTTCACTACCCAAACCCATCATGCCACTATGGAAACCAGCAATCGACCTATGGAGTCATGACAG TCCACACTGGAAGCTTACCCCCTTGTCTAATGAGTGCCAGTTCCTGCACATTGGGCCATGGTTTTGCCCCGATGCATCAAACACTCCTGGAAGATGTTACTACAACAGACTTCAAGCAAGAATTCAGAAGAAAGAGCAAAGCTATAGAGGAGCCAATAGATATTGACTCCCCAGAGATCAGAGAACTGGAAAAGTTTGCCAATGAATTCAAAGTGAGGAGGATAAAGCTGG GTTACACTCAGACAAATGTTGGAGAAGCCCTCGCCGCCGTCCATGGCTCGGAATTCAGCCAAACAACCATCTGCCGCTTTGAAAACTTGCAACTGAGTTTTAGGAACGCCTGTAAACTAAAGTCCATCCTGTCAAAATGGCTGGACGAAGCTGAACAAGTTGGAG CCTTATACAATGAGAAGATTGGAGGGAATGAACGGAAAAGAAAGCGCAGAACGACAATAAG CATTGCTGCAAAAGAAGCATTAGAATCCCATTTTGGAGAACAGAGCAAACCCTCATCACAAGAGATCATGAGAATGGCAGAAAGTCTCAACCTGGAGAAGGAAGTCGTCCGGGTTTGGTTCTGTAATCGCAGACAGAGAGAGAAGAGAGTAAAGACCAGCCTGCACCAGAACACTTTTACCACCTTTTCTAAAGATCACCATGATTGTAGATGA
- the POU1F1 gene encoding pituitary-specific positive transcription factor 1 isoform X2, whose protein sequence is MSFQAFVTADTFVPINSDSSATFPLRMHHGTAEYLPVTNHTTNVVSTATGLHYPNPSCHYGNQQSTYGVMTVHTGSLPPCLMSASSCTLGHGFAPMHQTLLEDVTTTDFKQEFRRKSKAIEEPIDIDSPEIRELEKFANEFKVRRIKLGYTQTNVGEALAAVHGSEFSQTTICRFENLQLSFRNACKLKSILSKWLDEAEQVGALYNEKIGGNERKRKRRTTISIAAKEALESHFGEQSKPSSQEIMRMAESLNLEKEVVRVWFCNRRQREKRVKTSLHQNTFTTFSKDHHDCR, encoded by the exons ATGAGTTTCCAAGCTTTTGTGACAGCTGATACATTTGTTCCTATAAATTCTGATTCTTCAGCCACTTTCCCCCTTAGGATGCATCACGGCACCGCAGAGTATCTGCCTGTCACCAATCATACAACTAACGTGGTCTCCACAG CAA CCGGACTTCACTACCCAAACCCATCATGCCACTATGGAAACCAGCAATCGACCTATGGAGTCATGACAG TCCACACTGGAAGCTTACCCCCTTGTCTAATGAGTGCCAGTTCCTGCACATTGGGCCATGGTTTTGCCCCGATGCATCAAACACTCCTGGAAGATGTTACTACAACAGACTTCAAGCAAGAATTCAGAAGAAAGAGCAAAGCTATAGAGGAGCCAATAGATATTGACTCCCCAGAGATCAGAGAACTGGAAAAGTTTGCCAATGAATTCAAAGTGAGGAGGATAAAGCTGG GTTACACTCAGACAAATGTTGGAGAAGCCCTCGCCGCCGTCCATGGCTCGGAATTCAGCCAAACAACCATCTGCCGCTTTGAAAACTTGCAACTGAGTTTTAGGAACGCCTGTAAACTAAAGTCCATCCTGTCAAAATGGCTGGACGAAGCTGAACAAGTTGGAG CCTTATACAATGAGAAGATTGGAGGGAATGAACGGAAAAGAAAGCGCAGAACGACAATAAG CATTGCTGCAAAAGAAGCATTAGAATCCCATTTTGGAGAACAGAGCAAACCCTCATCACAAGAGATCATGAGAATGGCAGAAAGTCTCAACCTGGAGAAGGAAGTCGTCCGGGTTTGGTTCTGTAATCGCAGACAGAGAGAGAAGAGAGTAAAGACCAGCCTGCACCAGAACACTTTTACCACCTTTTCTAAAGATCACCATGATTGTAGATGA